A single window of Bradyrhizobium sp. SZCCHNS1050 DNA harbors:
- a CDS encoding non-ribosomal peptide synthetase gives MSGQSGQPLLHNLDPEALRRLASRARQRGRNVPRRDTNTIPIADRGGSLPLSFAQQQLWLLAQLENGSTNYHIDVALRLRGRLDIGAWRRSLDRLFSRHEALRTVFVAEQGEPRVALLPPDTSLPLEVHDLRGRPDRETRLADLLNECTRAPFDLARGPLIRSHLIDLGDDDHVLLLSQHHIISDGWSMGVIVRELSALYAAFVAGGNDPLPPLAIQYPDYAAWQRHSLTADRLQRQLDHWTAVLRDAPSLLALPTDRARSAPRSNAGAAVPVEIDDGLSADIRQLSIALGATPFVIVLAAWALVLSRLAGQQDLVIGTPTANRMRSELEGLAGFFVNMLALRLDLSGGPAVAELIERVKTAVLAAQDHQDLPFEHLVEALQPPRHPEYTPVFQVVFAWQSDDIGSLALPGLAVERLATEQHKIKFDLELDLSESGGRISGKINYATALFDAETVQRYRTYLLAVLRAMVADTSQPVDRIELLPAEERALLLDDWNRTRSFTPPDCCIQDLVAEQARRRPSAVALVHDEVNLTYRELELRANRLAHHLVALGAGPDRLIAICQQRGIDAIVSVLAVLKAGAAYLPLDPTYPPQRLRETVADARPTLLLCDGASASTLGSVACPVVDVESDAPAWSGLPEGAPDVVARGLTPRSLAYVIYTSGSTGQPKGVMIEHHGLVNLAQAQIGLFDTGPHSRIAQFASFSFDASVWDIVMALCAGAELHLLGSREHRDAAELVNYLAEHRITHATLPPAMLQGRSDLARLSGLDVLVLAGELPKPELFEALPSEIAVFNAYGPTETTVCATAWRRPPGFAGGVVPIGRPIANARIYLLDAQGMPVPRGAVGEIWIGGAGVARGYLNRPDLSAQRFAVDPFGLSSDARMYRTGDLGRHLADGNIEFLGRNDHQVKIRGFRIELGEIEHRLNAQAGVRDSAVLARRDAQGDLTLVAYVVPADDAGDPSAWAARLRTHLQACLPDYMVPSAIVRLDAFPLTPNGKVDRQALPAPDDEAFGRGAYDPPHGEIEQVLAAIWRELLGIERVGRNDHFFELGGHSLLVVRMLDRLKRHALTIDAQMVFAKPVLRDLAASLRQSEETAIPDNPITAQSPVITPDMLPLIALSQGEIDRVVGRVPGGVANVQDIYALSPLQEGILFHHLLATEGDPYVLVAQMAFAGRDLLDRYLAAVQDVIDRHDVLRTSFLWDGLSVPAQVVWRQAPLSVTEVELEGNEPAQVELARRFDPRSCRLDLTQAPLLRLIVARDPRNDRLLLLVLLHHMVGDHTTLQALHEEVQLILAGRRSALPPPIPFRNLVAETRKAGGQDAQQRFFRSMLADIDAPTAPFGLMEVRSNGDGASEARLPVPATLDARLRAQARRLGASLASLCHVAWGQVLARSSGRDQVVFGTVLLGRMQAGHDTGRSLGLFINTLPLRLDLDGTSVEDSVRAAHGRLAELMAHEHASLAMAQRCSGVAPPTPLFSAILNYRHGRRQDARTDAESLQGVEWLGGEERTNYPLMLAVDDDGHGLHLTVQAVAPVAPERVGAMMQHSLEQLALALEAAPHTPVRRIDVVPDEDRARLPQAWNATATNDANALCVHRQFEVHAARAPDAVALVHGQEMISYGALNARANRLARRLRDRGVGPDVVVGLALERGVTMMVALLAVLKAGAAYLPLDPDYPSERLTHMLNDSGAKLLLTQATLHDRFAPALDRSEVETWLLDVAAGDGLGQTDNLSVDVHPENLAYVIYTSGSTGLPKGVMVRHAAVTNFLATMAEQPGIAADDRVLALTSLSFDIAVLELWLPLAHGARIVLADRAAAHDPAALKALVARHGVTMIQATPSSWRMLLDHDAANTSETAPWLPKGCRLLCGGEALASDLARRLSALSSEVWNLYGPTETTVWSARRRLDATNPVPLLGSPIGNTRLYVLDGELNLAPVGVTGELFIGGDGLARGYWKRVALSAERFIPDPFGSDGARLYRTGDLARWRADGVLDYVGRADHQVKIRGHRIELGEIEVRLRELPGVRDSVVVAQELGGGRQLVGYVSGEASLDGSDLRAALATALPDYMVPSRVIVLPELPLNPNGKIDRKALPRPDAKPPGAHRVGPRNPTEAALATIWAELLHRPEVGVTDNFFELGGDSLVAVQLVGRIKRDLARELPLKRLFELTTVEAMASALAAEPPTSRRSDDIAAMFDLLEEVEFANE, from the coding sequence ATGAGCGGACAATCAGGACAGCCTCTTCTGCACAACCTCGATCCGGAGGCGCTGCGCCGGTTGGCATCGCGCGCGCGACAGCGCGGCCGCAATGTCCCCAGACGCGATACAAACACGATCCCGATCGCCGATCGCGGGGGCTCGCTGCCGCTCTCCTTCGCGCAGCAGCAGCTCTGGCTGCTGGCCCAGCTCGAGAATGGAAGTACCAACTATCACATCGATGTGGCGCTGCGGCTGCGCGGCCGGCTCGACATCGGCGCATGGCGCCGCAGCCTCGACCGGCTGTTCTCCCGCCACGAGGCGCTGCGGACGGTCTTCGTCGCCGAGCAGGGCGAGCCGCGGGTCGCGCTGTTGCCGCCGGACACCAGCCTGCCGCTGGAGGTGCACGATCTTCGCGGGCGGCCGGACCGCGAAACGCGGCTGGCCGATCTGCTGAATGAGTGTACGCGCGCGCCGTTCGATCTTGCGCGGGGTCCATTGATCCGCAGCCATTTGATCGACCTGGGCGATGATGATCATGTCCTTCTGCTCAGCCAGCATCACATCATCTCCGACGGATGGTCGATGGGCGTCATCGTCCGCGAGCTCTCGGCGCTGTATGCCGCCTTCGTTGCAGGCGGCAATGATCCGTTGCCGCCGCTGGCGATTCAGTATCCGGACTATGCAGCATGGCAGCGCCATTCGCTGACGGCAGATCGGCTGCAGCGGCAGCTCGATCATTGGACCGCCGTGCTGCGCGACGCGCCGTCCTTGCTGGCACTGCCGACGGACCGGGCGCGATCTGCACCGCGATCCAACGCCGGCGCCGCGGTGCCTGTCGAGATCGACGACGGTCTTTCGGCCGATATCAGGCAATTGAGCATCGCGCTCGGCGCCACCCCGTTCGTCATCGTGCTGGCCGCCTGGGCCCTCGTGCTGTCGCGGTTGGCCGGCCAGCAGGATCTCGTCATCGGCACGCCGACCGCCAATCGGATGCGTTCGGAGCTCGAAGGCCTGGCCGGCTTCTTCGTCAACATGCTGGCGCTGCGGCTCGACCTCTCGGGCGGTCCTGCTGTGGCCGAGTTGATCGAGCGGGTGAAGACGGCCGTCCTTGCGGCGCAGGATCATCAGGACCTGCCGTTCGAGCATCTTGTCGAGGCGCTCCAGCCCCCGCGGCATCCGGAATACACGCCCGTGTTCCAGGTGGTGTTCGCATGGCAGAGCGATGATATCGGCTCATTGGCGCTGCCCGGCCTGGCGGTCGAGCGCCTTGCGACCGAGCAGCACAAGATCAAGTTCGATCTCGAGCTCGATCTCAGTGAGAGCGGTGGACGCATCTCCGGCAAGATCAACTACGCGACGGCGCTGTTCGACGCCGAGACCGTGCAGCGCTATCGCACCTATCTGCTGGCGGTGCTGCGCGCCATGGTCGCCGACACCAGCCAGCCGGTCGATCGCATCGAGCTGCTGCCAGCCGAGGAACGTGCGCTGCTGCTGGATGACTGGAATCGCACGCGCTCGTTCACGCCGCCTGACTGCTGCATTCAGGATCTCGTTGCCGAGCAGGCGCGCCGCCGGCCGTCGGCGGTGGCGCTGGTCCATGACGAGGTCAACCTGACCTATCGCGAGCTCGAGCTGCGCGCCAATCGCCTCGCGCATCATCTCGTCGCGCTGGGCGCTGGTCCGGACCGGCTGATCGCGATCTGCCAGCAGCGCGGCATCGATGCGATCGTCAGCGTGCTCGCGGTCCTCAAAGCGGGAGCGGCCTATCTGCCGCTGGATCCCACCTATCCGCCGCAGCGGCTGCGCGAGACCGTGGCCGATGCCCGGCCGACGCTGCTGCTCTGTGACGGCGCGAGCGCCAGTACGCTCGGCAGCGTGGCATGTCCGGTCGTGGATGTGGAGAGCGATGCGCCGGCCTGGAGCGGGCTGCCGGAGGGCGCACCGGATGTTGTTGCCCGTGGCCTGACGCCGCGCAGCCTCGCCTATGTCATCTATACCTCGGGCTCGACCGGACAGCCGAAGGGCGTGATGATCGAGCACCACGGCCTGGTCAATCTCGCGCAGGCCCAGATCGGGCTGTTCGACACCGGTCCGCACAGCCGGATCGCCCAATTCGCCTCCTTCAGCTTCGACGCGAGCGTGTGGGACATCGTCATGGCGCTTTGCGCCGGCGCCGAACTGCATCTGCTCGGAAGCCGCGAGCACCGCGATGCGGCGGAGCTGGTGAACTATCTCGCCGAACATCGCATCACCCATGCCACGTTGCCGCCGGCGATGCTGCAGGGCCGCTCGGACCTCGCGCGGCTCTCCGGGCTCGACGTGCTCGTTCTCGCTGGCGAGTTGCCAAAGCCGGAGCTGTTCGAGGCCCTGCCGTCGGAGATCGCGGTCTTCAACGCCTACGGCCCGACGGAAACAACCGTCTGCGCCACCGCATGGCGCCGTCCGCCCGGCTTCGCCGGCGGTGTCGTCCCAATCGGTCGCCCGATCGCCAACGCGCGGATCTATCTGCTCGACGCCCAGGGCATGCCGGTGCCGCGCGGTGCCGTCGGCGAGATCTGGATCGGCGGGGCAGGGGTTGCCCGCGGCTATCTCAACCGTCCCGATTTGTCGGCGCAGCGCTTTGCCGTGGATCCGTTCGGGCTGTCGTCCGACGCGCGGATGTATCGAACCGGTGACCTCGGCCGCCATCTCGCCGACGGCAACATCGAATTCCTGGGCCGCAACGACCATCAGGTGAAGATCCGCGGCTTCCGCATCGAGCTCGGCGAGATCGAGCATCGGCTGAATGCGCAGGCCGGAGTGCGGGACTCGGCGGTGCTGGCGCGGCGCGATGCGCAGGGCGATCTCACGCTCGTCGCCTATGTGGTGCCGGCGGACGATGCAGGTGATCCCAGCGCATGGGCTGCGCGCCTGCGCACGCATTTGCAGGCGTGTCTTCCGGACTACATGGTTCCCTCGGCGATCGTTCGCCTCGATGCGTTTCCGCTGACACCCAACGGCAAGGTCGACCGGCAGGCGCTGCCGGCGCCGGACGACGAGGCGTTCGGCCGTGGCGCCTATGATCCGCCCCACGGCGAGATCGAGCAGGTCCTCGCTGCTATCTGGCGCGAGCTGCTGGGCATCGAGCGCGTCGGTCGCAACGATCATTTCTTCGAGCTCGGCGGCCATTCGCTGCTCGTCGTCCGCATGCTGGACCGGCTGAAGCGCCATGCGCTGACGATCGATGCGCAGATGGTGTTCGCCAAGCCGGTGCTGCGCGATCTCGCGGCCAGCCTGCGGCAAAGCGAGGAGACCGCAATTCCTGACAACCCGATCACGGCGCAGAGCCCGGTCATCACGCCGGACATGCTGCCGCTGATCGCGCTGAGCCAGGGCGAGATCGACCGCGTGGTGGGCCGTGTGCCGGGCGGCGTCGCCAACGTCCAGGACATCTACGCGCTGTCGCCGTTGCAGGAGGGAATCCTGTTCCATCATCTGCTCGCGACCGAGGGCGACCCCTACGTGCTGGTCGCGCAGATGGCATTTGCGGGCCGTGATCTGCTGGATCGCTATCTTGCGGCCGTTCAGGACGTGATCGACCGGCATGACGTCCTGCGGACGTCGTTCCTCTGGGATGGGCTGTCGGTGCCGGCGCAGGTGGTCTGGCGCCAGGCACCGCTAAGCGTCACCGAAGTTGAGCTCGAAGGCAACGAGCCGGCCCAGGTCGAGCTGGCGCGCCGCTTCGATCCGAGGTCCTGCCGGCTCGACCTGACCCAGGCGCCATTGCTGCGTCTCATTGTCGCCCGCGACCCACGAAATGATCGCCTGCTGCTGCTGGTCCTGCTGCATCACATGGTCGGCGACCATACCACTCTGCAGGCGCTGCACGAGGAAGTGCAACTGATCCTGGCGGGCCGCCGCAGCGCTCTCCCTCCACCGATTCCGTTCCGTAACCTCGTGGCCGAGACCCGCAAGGCCGGCGGGCAGGATGCGCAGCAGCGCTTCTTCCGCAGCATGCTCGCCGACATCGATGCGCCGACGGCACCATTCGGATTGATGGAGGTGCGCAGCAACGGCGACGGCGCGAGCGAGGCGAGGCTGCCCGTGCCGGCTACGCTCGACGCGCGGCTGCGCGCGCAGGCGCGGCGCCTTGGCGCGAGCCTCGCCAGCCTCTGTCATGTCGCCTGGGGCCAGGTGCTGGCGCGCAGCAGCGGACGTGATCAGGTCGTGTTCGGCACCGTGCTGCTCGGCCGCATGCAGGCCGGCCACGATACCGGCCGCAGCCTGGGCCTGTTCATCAACACGCTGCCGTTGCGGCTCGATCTCGACGGCACGTCGGTTGAGGACAGCGTTCGCGCAGCGCATGGGCGGCTGGCGGAGCTGATGGCGCATGAGCATGCCTCGCTGGCAATGGCCCAGCGCTGCAGCGGCGTCGCGCCGCCGACGCCGCTGTTCTCCGCGATCCTGAACTATCGGCACGGCCGGAGGCAGGATGCGCGGACAGATGCAGAGTCCCTGCAAGGCGTCGAATGGCTCGGTGGCGAGGAGCGCACCAACTATCCGCTGATGCTGGCGGTAGACGACGACGGCCATGGGCTTCACCTGACGGTCCAGGCCGTGGCGCCGGTCGCGCCCGAGCGGGTCGGCGCGATGATGCAGCACTCGCTCGAGCAGCTGGCGCTGGCGCTGGAAGCGGCGCCGCATACGCCGGTGCGCAGGATCGACGTCGTTCCGGACGAAGATCGCGCGCGGCTGCCGCAGGCCTGGAACGCGACGGCGACCAACGATGCAAATGCGCTCTGCGTGCACCGGCAGTTCGAGGTCCATGCGGCGCGAGCTCCCGATGCGGTCGCACTGGTGCATGGGCAGGAGATGATCAGCTACGGTGCGCTCAATGCGCGGGCGAACCGGCTGGCGCGGCGGCTCCGGGATCGCGGCGTCGGGCCGGATGTGGTGGTCGGGCTGGCGCTGGAGCGCGGCGTCACGATGATGGTGGCGCTGCTCGCGGTGCTCAAGGCTGGCGCGGCCTATCTGCCGCTCGATCCGGACTATCCGTCCGAGCGTCTCACGCACATGCTGAACGACAGCGGTGCCAAGCTGCTGTTGACACAGGCGACGCTGCACGACCGGTTCGCGCCGGCGCTGGACCGGAGCGAGGTGGAGACCTGGCTGCTCGACGTGGCGGCCGGCGATGGCCTCGGCCAGACCGACAATCTTTCCGTCGACGTGCACCCCGAGAACCTCGCCTACGTCATCTACACCTCCGGCTCGACCGGGCTCCCCAAGGGCGTGATGGTGCGCCACGCCGCGGTGACGAACTTCCTGGCGACGATGGCCGAACAGCCGGGCATCGCGGCCGACGACCGCGTGCTGGCGCTGACCTCGTTGTCCTTCGACATCGCCGTGCTGGAGCTGTGGCTGCCGCTGGCCCATGGCGCCCGGATCGTGCTCGCCGACCGCGCCGCGGCCCATGATCCGGCGGCGCTCAAGGCGCTGGTCGCACGGCACGGCGTGACCATGATCCAGGCGACGCCGTCGAGCTGGCGCATGCTGCTCGATCACGATGCGGCCAATACCAGCGAAACCGCTCCATGGCTTCCGAAAGGCTGCCGCCTGCTGTGCGGCGGGGAGGCGCTGGCCTCGGATCTGGCGCGGCGGCTCAGCGCGCTGAGCAGCGAGGTCTGGAACCTGTATGGGCCGACCGAGACCACGGTATGGTCGGCGCGTCGCCGCCTCGATGCGACGAATCCGGTGCCGTTGCTCGGCAGCCCGATCGGCAACACCCGGCTGTACGTGCTCGACGGCGAACTCAACCTGGCGCCGGTCGGCGTCACCGGCGAGCTCTTCATCGGCGGTGACGGACTCGCGCGCGGCTATTGGAAACGCGTTGCGCTGAGTGCCGAGCGCTTCATTCCGGATCCGTTCGGCAGCGACGGTGCGCGGCTGTACCGGACCGGCGACCTCGCGCGCTGGCGAGCCGACGGTGTGCTCGACTATGTCGGCCGCGCCGATCATCAGGTGAAGATCCGCGGACATCGGATCGAGCTCGGCGAGATCGAGGTGCGGCTGCGGGAGCTGCCGGGCGTGCGCGACAGCGTCGTCGTCGCGCAGGAGCTCGGCGGCGGCCGTCAGTTGGTCGGTTATGTCAGCGGCGAGGCATCGCTCGATGGCAGTGACCTCCGCGCCGCGCTCGCAACGGCGCTGCCGGACTACATGGTGCCGTCGCGCGTGATCGTGCTGCCGGAACTGCCGCTGAACCCGAACGGCAAGATCGACCGCAAGGCGCTGCCGCGGCCGGACGCGAAGCCGCCGGGGGCGCACCGAGTCGGCCCGCGCAATCCGACCGAGGCGGCGCTCGCGACGATCTGGGCCGAGCTGCTGCACAGGCCGGAGGTCGGCGTCACCGACAACTTCTTCGAGCTCGGCGGCGACTCGCTGGTGGCCGTCCAGCTCGTCGGCCGCATCAAGCGCGATCTTGCGCGGGAGCTGCCGCTGAAGCGGTTGTTCGAGCTGACCACGGTCGAGGCCATGGCGTCCGCGCTCGCCGCGGAACCGCCGACGAGCAGGCGCAGCGACGACATCGCCGCCATGTTCGATCTGCTTGAGGAAGTCGAGTTCGCCAATGAATGA